Proteins from one Haliaeetus albicilla chromosome 4, bHalAlb1.1, whole genome shotgun sequence genomic window:
- the CCDC14 gene encoding coiled-coil domain-containing protein 14 isoform X2, whose product MARPGAARPCKVLSSGRLTGAAKLTSGRKQFGVRKGCHSDVESGYSLYSTDSDDQVDTIHNGLDRCAALLKNILQRRETIHKKPGKTASVKITSKPLLTKGNTSKKKGLKKNITPAHVRKEIVPISNRKLASSTTPSTEKELSSAAQNQMVQPIHVPCSPHSPVMHQKLCEHVQTQMSLITGQPPQNSNEIPTVTPFPTSNHGCQNVTAFSYRLPTSTSALSLQHSANPLSTQSDVPVDSGNECVPEMGGPVVCPVVSAASTTAAQIQSATALSNVIPCMASGASSNSTVPTFIPSSSGREMTPNHEQQIKEADLIRCIQAHLALLKSHEIMNGRTEQKCHHHCPTKHNASSNKEEDTSEEHSEDMVNEEDEVNVLDIAPVRDTSCKTSFVKKVLKSRKESPEETAHKVKTVKYLLGELRALITDQDDSEMLRLMNEIEDCISLLPAVVGSTNIQAEIALALQPLRRENAQLRRRLRILNQQLGEQERSEKTPGQSCNYELVSLQSLNMMLQSQLKESLKGLESLQAKNEELIKIIESQKEENKHLAKYIQDKEEELLENKQHYDIHSTKLKIEVEEALANMKSLQFKLEASEKENKILGITLRQRDAEVNRLRELTRNLQGSMAKLLSDLTVDNIRPKPEKGLSKALLEDHEKQMQPDLFPGSTSVMTYLKKLEMDHILTDAELHFSNKNGELEMQNLAYEKFAAEGSKINSTFLEGTSAPRILLTSLKQDAETVSDSGTLLDDQNKLDETVYIPLTSNASKKQQPISERTGVLPQSRGTYKMLDYHCELSNSVQQNGCEISKDLTIVDKLSAGYSVKKTMENMPEVTGDEVKPEGDKVQMRPKGTPSGAAKDFTDKSDQPQPGTYPRMPMLFPKEISQKKGSEIADFSSISFDDISGKSEWSASSFSTFTSRDEEDFKNSLAALDANIARLQRTLQNSIMKQ is encoded by the exons atGGCCAGGCCGGGGGCTGCGCGGCCCTGCAAG GTACTGTCTTCTGGAAGGCTAACAGGAGCCGCTAAATTAACAAGtggaagaaaaca GTTTGGTGTAAGAAAAGGATGTCATTCAGATGTGGAGTCTGGATACTCTCTCTATTCCACTGACTCTGACGATCAG GTTGATACTATTCATAATGGACTTGACCGTTGTGCAGCTTTACTGAAGAATATCTTACAAA GAAGGGAAACTATCCATAAAAAACCTGGGAAAACAGCTTCTGTTAAAATTACTTCCAAGCCTTTGCTAACCAAAGGAAATACTTCCAAGAAGAAAgggttgaaaaaaaatattactccTGCCCACGTCCGAAAAGAAATTG tGCCAATATCAAATAGAAAACTTGCCTCGTCCACCACACCTTCGACCGAGAAAGAACTTTCCAGTGCAGCACAAAATCAGATGGTTCAACCAATTCATGTGCCTTGCAGTCCACACTCTCCTGTGATGCATCAGAAACTGTGCGAGCATGTGCAGACTCAGATGTCTCTGATAACTGGCCAACCACCACAGAACAGTAACGAAATTCCTACTGTAACTCCTTTTCCTACCTCAAATCACG gatGTCAAAATGTTACAGCTTTTAGTTATCGATTACCTACCTCCACATCagctctgtccctgcagcatTCAGCTAATCCCCTATCTACTCAGTCA GATGTTCCTGTAGACAGTGGCAATGAATGTGTGCCAGAGATGGGAGGACCTGTGGTTTGCCCGGTGGTTTCTGCTGCTTCTACTACTGCTGCTCAAATACAGTCTGCCACTGCTCTTTCTAATGTGATCCCTTGTATGGCATCAGGTGCATCAAGTAACTCTACAGTGCCTACATTCATCCCATCATCTTCTGGCAGAGAGATGACCCCAAACCACGAGCAACAGATAAAAGAAGCAGATTTGATAAGATGCATACAAGCTCACCTGGCCCTGTTAAAATCACATGAAATAATGAATGGCAGGACTGAACAGAAGTGCCATCATCATTGTCCAACAAAACATAATGCTTCAAGTAACAAGGAGGAGGATACTTCTGAAGAACACAGTGAGGACATGGTCAACGAAGAAGACGAAGTGAATGTACTTGACATAGCCCCAGTGAGAGATACAAGCTGTAAGACAAGTTTTGTGAAGAAAGTTCTAAAATCTAGAAAAGAAAGTCCAGAAGAAACAGCCCATAAAGTTAAGACTGTAAAATATCTTCTGGGAGAGCTTAGAGCACTGATAACAGATCAAG ATGATTCGGAAATGTTAAGGTTGATGAATGAAATAGAAGACTGTATATCATTGCTCCCAGCCGTAGTGGGAAGTACAAATATACAAGCTGAAATAGCACTAGCTTTACAGCCTCTCAGACGTGAAAATGCCCAGCTGCGTAG GAGACTAAGAATATTAAACCAGCAACTCGGGGAACAAGAAAGAAGTGAGAAGACACCTGGACAGAGCTGCAACTATGAAT TGGTTTCTTTGCAGTCCTTGAATATGATGCTCCAGAGTCAATTGAAAGAATCACTGAAAGGCCTTGAGTCACTGCAGGCTAAAAATGAAGAACTGATTAAAATAATAGAaagtcagaaagaagaaaataaacatcttgCAAAATATATTCAAGATAAAGAAGAAGAAttgcttgaaaacaaacagcattATGACATTCATTCCACGAAGCTCAAGATTG AAGTGGAAGAGGCATTAGCAAACATGAAGAGCCTTCAGTTTAAGCTGGAagcttcagagaaagaaaataagattttggGCATAACGTTACGTCAGCGTGATGCAGAAGTTAACAGACTGCGTGAATTAACCAG AAACCTGCAGGGTAGTATGGCCAAGCTTCTGTCTGATCTCACAGTAGACAACATTAGACCCAAACCTGAAAAAGGTCTCTCTAAGGCTCTTTTGGAAGACCATGAAAAGCAGATGCAACCTGATCTGTTTCCTGGAAGTACTTCAGTAATGACTTAccttaaaaaattagaaatggaTCATATTTTGACAGATGCAGAACTTCACTTctcaaataaaaatggagaatTAGAAATGCAAAATCTAGCCTATGAGAAGTTTGCTGCTGAAGGAAGTAAAATAAACAGTACATTCTTAGAAGGAACATCAGCTCCCAGAATACTACTAACCTCACTGAAGCAAGATGCAGAAACTGTCAGTGATTCTGGGACTTTACTAGATGACCAAAACAAGTTGGATGAGACTGTTTATATTCCATTGACTAGCAATGCCTCTAAAAAACAGCAGCCAATCTCTGAAAGAACTGGTGTGCTACCCCAAAGTAGAGGGACTTATAAGATGTTGGACTACCACTGTGAGCTCTCAAACTCTGTGCAGCAGAATGGATGTGAGATATCAAAGGATTTAACTATTGTGGATAAATTAAGTGCTGGGTACAGTGTGAAAAAGACTATGGAAAACATGCCTGAAGTTACAGGGGATGAAGTAAAGCCAGAAGGAGACAAAGTCCAAATGAGGCCAAAAGGCACTCCAAGTGGAGCTGCAAAAGACTTCACAGATAAATCAGACCAACCTCAGCCTGGTACATACCCTCGCATGCCGATGCTATTTCCAAAAGagatttctcaaaaaaaaggcagtgaaatAGCTGATTTTAGTTCCATTTCATTTGATGATATATCAGGAAAGTCTGAGTGGAGTGCATCCTCTTTCTCAACATTTACTTCTCGAGATGAAGAGGACTTTAAGAATAGCTTAGCAGCCTTGGATGCCAACATAGCAAGGTTACAAAGAACTTTGCAAAATAGCATTATGAAACAATGA
- the CCDC14 gene encoding coiled-coil domain-containing protein 14 isoform X3 — MARPGAARPCKVLSSGRLTGAAKLTSGRKQFGVRKGCHSDVESGYSLYSTDSDDQVDTIHNGLDRCAALLKNILQSEATVPISNRKLASSTTPSTEKELSSAAQNQMVQPIHVPCSPHSPVMHQKLCEHVQTQMSLITGQPPQNSNEIPTVTPFPTSNHGCQNVTAFSYRLPTSTSALSLQHSANPLSTQSDVPVDSGNECVPEMGGPVVCPVVSAASTTAAQIQSATALSNVIPCMASGASSNSTVPTFIPSSSGREMTPNHEQQIKEADLIRCIQAHLALLKSHEIMNGRTEQKCHHHCPTKHNASSNKEEDTSEEHSEDMVNEEDEVNVLDIAPVRDTSCKTSFVKKVLKSRKESPEETAHKVKTVKYLLGELRALITDQDDSEMLRLMNEIEDCISLLPAVVGSTNIQAEIALALQPLRRENAQLRRRLRILNQQLGEQERSEKTPGQSCNYELVSLQSLNMMLQSQLKESLKGLESLQAKNEELIKIIESQKEENKHLAKYIQDKEEELLENKQHYDIHSTKLKIEVEEALANMKSLQFKLEASEKENKILGITLRQRDAEVNRLRELTRNLQGSMAKLLSDLTVDNIRPKPEKGLSKALLEDHEKQMQPDLFPGSTSVMTYLKKLEMDHILTDAELHFSNKNGELEMQNLAYEKFAAEGSKINSTFLEGTSAPRILLTSLKQDAETVSDSGTLLDDQNKLDETVYIPLTSNASKKQQPISERTGVLPQSRGTYKMLDYHCELSNSVQQNGCEISKDLTIVDKLSAGYSVKKTMENMPEVTGDEVKPEGDKVQMRPKGTPSGAAKDFTDKSDQPQPGTYPRMPMLFPKEISQKKGSEIADFSSISFDDISGKSEWSASSFSTFTSRDEEDFKNSLAALDANIARLQRTLQNSIMKQ, encoded by the exons atGGCCAGGCCGGGGGCTGCGCGGCCCTGCAAG GTACTGTCTTCTGGAAGGCTAACAGGAGCCGCTAAATTAACAAGtggaagaaaaca GTTTGGTGTAAGAAAAGGATGTCATTCAGATGTGGAGTCTGGATACTCTCTCTATTCCACTGACTCTGACGATCAG GTTGATACTATTCATAATGGACTTGACCGTTGTGCAGCTTTACTGAAGAATATCTTACAAAGTGAGGCTACAG tGCCAATATCAAATAGAAAACTTGCCTCGTCCACCACACCTTCGACCGAGAAAGAACTTTCCAGTGCAGCACAAAATCAGATGGTTCAACCAATTCATGTGCCTTGCAGTCCACACTCTCCTGTGATGCATCAGAAACTGTGCGAGCATGTGCAGACTCAGATGTCTCTGATAACTGGCCAACCACCACAGAACAGTAACGAAATTCCTACTGTAACTCCTTTTCCTACCTCAAATCACG gatGTCAAAATGTTACAGCTTTTAGTTATCGATTACCTACCTCCACATCagctctgtccctgcagcatTCAGCTAATCCCCTATCTACTCAGTCA GATGTTCCTGTAGACAGTGGCAATGAATGTGTGCCAGAGATGGGAGGACCTGTGGTTTGCCCGGTGGTTTCTGCTGCTTCTACTACTGCTGCTCAAATACAGTCTGCCACTGCTCTTTCTAATGTGATCCCTTGTATGGCATCAGGTGCATCAAGTAACTCTACAGTGCCTACATTCATCCCATCATCTTCTGGCAGAGAGATGACCCCAAACCACGAGCAACAGATAAAAGAAGCAGATTTGATAAGATGCATACAAGCTCACCTGGCCCTGTTAAAATCACATGAAATAATGAATGGCAGGACTGAACAGAAGTGCCATCATCATTGTCCAACAAAACATAATGCTTCAAGTAACAAGGAGGAGGATACTTCTGAAGAACACAGTGAGGACATGGTCAACGAAGAAGACGAAGTGAATGTACTTGACATAGCCCCAGTGAGAGATACAAGCTGTAAGACAAGTTTTGTGAAGAAAGTTCTAAAATCTAGAAAAGAAAGTCCAGAAGAAACAGCCCATAAAGTTAAGACTGTAAAATATCTTCTGGGAGAGCTTAGAGCACTGATAACAGATCAAG ATGATTCGGAAATGTTAAGGTTGATGAATGAAATAGAAGACTGTATATCATTGCTCCCAGCCGTAGTGGGAAGTACAAATATACAAGCTGAAATAGCACTAGCTTTACAGCCTCTCAGACGTGAAAATGCCCAGCTGCGTAG GAGACTAAGAATATTAAACCAGCAACTCGGGGAACAAGAAAGAAGTGAGAAGACACCTGGACAGAGCTGCAACTATGAAT TGGTTTCTTTGCAGTCCTTGAATATGATGCTCCAGAGTCAATTGAAAGAATCACTGAAAGGCCTTGAGTCACTGCAGGCTAAAAATGAAGAACTGATTAAAATAATAGAaagtcagaaagaagaaaataaacatcttgCAAAATATATTCAAGATAAAGAAGAAGAAttgcttgaaaacaaacagcattATGACATTCATTCCACGAAGCTCAAGATTG AAGTGGAAGAGGCATTAGCAAACATGAAGAGCCTTCAGTTTAAGCTGGAagcttcagagaaagaaaataagattttggGCATAACGTTACGTCAGCGTGATGCAGAAGTTAACAGACTGCGTGAATTAACCAG AAACCTGCAGGGTAGTATGGCCAAGCTTCTGTCTGATCTCACAGTAGACAACATTAGACCCAAACCTGAAAAAGGTCTCTCTAAGGCTCTTTTGGAAGACCATGAAAAGCAGATGCAACCTGATCTGTTTCCTGGAAGTACTTCAGTAATGACTTAccttaaaaaattagaaatggaTCATATTTTGACAGATGCAGAACTTCACTTctcaaataaaaatggagaatTAGAAATGCAAAATCTAGCCTATGAGAAGTTTGCTGCTGAAGGAAGTAAAATAAACAGTACATTCTTAGAAGGAACATCAGCTCCCAGAATACTACTAACCTCACTGAAGCAAGATGCAGAAACTGTCAGTGATTCTGGGACTTTACTAGATGACCAAAACAAGTTGGATGAGACTGTTTATATTCCATTGACTAGCAATGCCTCTAAAAAACAGCAGCCAATCTCTGAAAGAACTGGTGTGCTACCCCAAAGTAGAGGGACTTATAAGATGTTGGACTACCACTGTGAGCTCTCAAACTCTGTGCAGCAGAATGGATGTGAGATATCAAAGGATTTAACTATTGTGGATAAATTAAGTGCTGGGTACAGTGTGAAAAAGACTATGGAAAACATGCCTGAAGTTACAGGGGATGAAGTAAAGCCAGAAGGAGACAAAGTCCAAATGAGGCCAAAAGGCACTCCAAGTGGAGCTGCAAAAGACTTCACAGATAAATCAGACCAACCTCAGCCTGGTACATACCCTCGCATGCCGATGCTATTTCCAAAAGagatttctcaaaaaaaaggcagtgaaatAGCTGATTTTAGTTCCATTTCATTTGATGATATATCAGGAAAGTCTGAGTGGAGTGCATCCTCTTTCTCAACATTTACTTCTCGAGATGAAGAGGACTTTAAGAATAGCTTAGCAGCCTTGGATGCCAACATAGCAAGGTTACAAAGAACTTTGCAAAATAGCATTATGAAACAATGA
- the CCDC14 gene encoding coiled-coil domain-containing protein 14 isoform X1, with protein sequence MARPGAARPCKVLSSGRLTGAAKLTSGRKQFGVRKGCHSDVESGYSLYSTDSDDQVDTIHNGLDRCAALLKNILQSEATGRETIHKKPGKTASVKITSKPLLTKGNTSKKKGLKKNITPAHVRKEIVPISNRKLASSTTPSTEKELSSAAQNQMVQPIHVPCSPHSPVMHQKLCEHVQTQMSLITGQPPQNSNEIPTVTPFPTSNHGCQNVTAFSYRLPTSTSALSLQHSANPLSTQSDVPVDSGNECVPEMGGPVVCPVVSAASTTAAQIQSATALSNVIPCMASGASSNSTVPTFIPSSSGREMTPNHEQQIKEADLIRCIQAHLALLKSHEIMNGRTEQKCHHHCPTKHNASSNKEEDTSEEHSEDMVNEEDEVNVLDIAPVRDTSCKTSFVKKVLKSRKESPEETAHKVKTVKYLLGELRALITDQDDSEMLRLMNEIEDCISLLPAVVGSTNIQAEIALALQPLRRENAQLRRRLRILNQQLGEQERSEKTPGQSCNYELVSLQSLNMMLQSQLKESLKGLESLQAKNEELIKIIESQKEENKHLAKYIQDKEEELLENKQHYDIHSTKLKIEVEEALANMKSLQFKLEASEKENKILGITLRQRDAEVNRLRELTRNLQGSMAKLLSDLTVDNIRPKPEKGLSKALLEDHEKQMQPDLFPGSTSVMTYLKKLEMDHILTDAELHFSNKNGELEMQNLAYEKFAAEGSKINSTFLEGTSAPRILLTSLKQDAETVSDSGTLLDDQNKLDETVYIPLTSNASKKQQPISERTGVLPQSRGTYKMLDYHCELSNSVQQNGCEISKDLTIVDKLSAGYSVKKTMENMPEVTGDEVKPEGDKVQMRPKGTPSGAAKDFTDKSDQPQPGTYPRMPMLFPKEISQKKGSEIADFSSISFDDISGKSEWSASSFSTFTSRDEEDFKNSLAALDANIARLQRTLQNSIMKQ encoded by the exons atGGCCAGGCCGGGGGCTGCGCGGCCCTGCAAG GTACTGTCTTCTGGAAGGCTAACAGGAGCCGCTAAATTAACAAGtggaagaaaaca GTTTGGTGTAAGAAAAGGATGTCATTCAGATGTGGAGTCTGGATACTCTCTCTATTCCACTGACTCTGACGATCAG GTTGATACTATTCATAATGGACTTGACCGTTGTGCAGCTTTACTGAAGAATATCTTACAAAGTGAGGCTACAG GAAGGGAAACTATCCATAAAAAACCTGGGAAAACAGCTTCTGTTAAAATTACTTCCAAGCCTTTGCTAACCAAAGGAAATACTTCCAAGAAGAAAgggttgaaaaaaaatattactccTGCCCACGTCCGAAAAGAAATTG tGCCAATATCAAATAGAAAACTTGCCTCGTCCACCACACCTTCGACCGAGAAAGAACTTTCCAGTGCAGCACAAAATCAGATGGTTCAACCAATTCATGTGCCTTGCAGTCCACACTCTCCTGTGATGCATCAGAAACTGTGCGAGCATGTGCAGACTCAGATGTCTCTGATAACTGGCCAACCACCACAGAACAGTAACGAAATTCCTACTGTAACTCCTTTTCCTACCTCAAATCACG gatGTCAAAATGTTACAGCTTTTAGTTATCGATTACCTACCTCCACATCagctctgtccctgcagcatTCAGCTAATCCCCTATCTACTCAGTCA GATGTTCCTGTAGACAGTGGCAATGAATGTGTGCCAGAGATGGGAGGACCTGTGGTTTGCCCGGTGGTTTCTGCTGCTTCTACTACTGCTGCTCAAATACAGTCTGCCACTGCTCTTTCTAATGTGATCCCTTGTATGGCATCAGGTGCATCAAGTAACTCTACAGTGCCTACATTCATCCCATCATCTTCTGGCAGAGAGATGACCCCAAACCACGAGCAACAGATAAAAGAAGCAGATTTGATAAGATGCATACAAGCTCACCTGGCCCTGTTAAAATCACATGAAATAATGAATGGCAGGACTGAACAGAAGTGCCATCATCATTGTCCAACAAAACATAATGCTTCAAGTAACAAGGAGGAGGATACTTCTGAAGAACACAGTGAGGACATGGTCAACGAAGAAGACGAAGTGAATGTACTTGACATAGCCCCAGTGAGAGATACAAGCTGTAAGACAAGTTTTGTGAAGAAAGTTCTAAAATCTAGAAAAGAAAGTCCAGAAGAAACAGCCCATAAAGTTAAGACTGTAAAATATCTTCTGGGAGAGCTTAGAGCACTGATAACAGATCAAG ATGATTCGGAAATGTTAAGGTTGATGAATGAAATAGAAGACTGTATATCATTGCTCCCAGCCGTAGTGGGAAGTACAAATATACAAGCTGAAATAGCACTAGCTTTACAGCCTCTCAGACGTGAAAATGCCCAGCTGCGTAG GAGACTAAGAATATTAAACCAGCAACTCGGGGAACAAGAAAGAAGTGAGAAGACACCTGGACAGAGCTGCAACTATGAAT TGGTTTCTTTGCAGTCCTTGAATATGATGCTCCAGAGTCAATTGAAAGAATCACTGAAAGGCCTTGAGTCACTGCAGGCTAAAAATGAAGAACTGATTAAAATAATAGAaagtcagaaagaagaaaataaacatcttgCAAAATATATTCAAGATAAAGAAGAAGAAttgcttgaaaacaaacagcattATGACATTCATTCCACGAAGCTCAAGATTG AAGTGGAAGAGGCATTAGCAAACATGAAGAGCCTTCAGTTTAAGCTGGAagcttcagagaaagaaaataagattttggGCATAACGTTACGTCAGCGTGATGCAGAAGTTAACAGACTGCGTGAATTAACCAG AAACCTGCAGGGTAGTATGGCCAAGCTTCTGTCTGATCTCACAGTAGACAACATTAGACCCAAACCTGAAAAAGGTCTCTCTAAGGCTCTTTTGGAAGACCATGAAAAGCAGATGCAACCTGATCTGTTTCCTGGAAGTACTTCAGTAATGACTTAccttaaaaaattagaaatggaTCATATTTTGACAGATGCAGAACTTCACTTctcaaataaaaatggagaatTAGAAATGCAAAATCTAGCCTATGAGAAGTTTGCTGCTGAAGGAAGTAAAATAAACAGTACATTCTTAGAAGGAACATCAGCTCCCAGAATACTACTAACCTCACTGAAGCAAGATGCAGAAACTGTCAGTGATTCTGGGACTTTACTAGATGACCAAAACAAGTTGGATGAGACTGTTTATATTCCATTGACTAGCAATGCCTCTAAAAAACAGCAGCCAATCTCTGAAAGAACTGGTGTGCTACCCCAAAGTAGAGGGACTTATAAGATGTTGGACTACCACTGTGAGCTCTCAAACTCTGTGCAGCAGAATGGATGTGAGATATCAAAGGATTTAACTATTGTGGATAAATTAAGTGCTGGGTACAGTGTGAAAAAGACTATGGAAAACATGCCTGAAGTTACAGGGGATGAAGTAAAGCCAGAAGGAGACAAAGTCCAAATGAGGCCAAAAGGCACTCCAAGTGGAGCTGCAAAAGACTTCACAGATAAATCAGACCAACCTCAGCCTGGTACATACCCTCGCATGCCGATGCTATTTCCAAAAGagatttctcaaaaaaaaggcagtgaaatAGCTGATTTTAGTTCCATTTCATTTGATGATATATCAGGAAAGTCTGAGTGGAGTGCATCCTCTTTCTCAACATTTACTTCTCGAGATGAAGAGGACTTTAAGAATAGCTTAGCAGCCTTGGATGCCAACATAGCAAGGTTACAAAGAACTTTGCAAAATAGCATTATGAAACAATGA